A genomic region of Erythrobacter sp. SCSIO 43205 contains the following coding sequences:
- a CDS encoding sensor histidine kinase — protein sequence MSMVNFQPAPFFASKNRAFWNLQLAGWGGYFLLRSVVAIANDQPLDLLAVLLVTTITGFAITLILSVIYRQLIDRQPIVTWGGTAVVLMLAVLVHSVIEAWLQGLYQGSLTETSFAQRMIGLSFIPLALLGGWSALYYAINYFLRVEEQTDRLQRLEAQATAAQLAMLRYQLNPHFLFNTLNSISTLVLLKQTEPANAMLTRLSGFLRHTLIAEPGSKVTLASEVETLKLYLDIERMRFEERLRTHFDIEDAAMQACLPAMLLQPLVENAIKYAVSPQEEGARISLTGRVVGERLRISVEDTGPGARPDSQIAPQERAHYPGEPVSTGVGLVNIQNRLAQGYGDDHLFETRSNPGGGFTVLIEIPYERALGDDPAPSQSDQSPAPARGDNVIDLKPPHKPQTAIGNS from the coding sequence ATGTCGATGGTGAATTTCCAGCCTGCCCCGTTTTTTGCGAGCAAGAACCGCGCCTTCTGGAACCTGCAACTTGCGGGCTGGGGCGGCTATTTCCTGCTGCGCAGCGTGGTTGCGATCGCCAATGACCAGCCGCTCGATCTGCTCGCGGTTCTGCTTGTCACCACCATCACCGGTTTTGCGATTACGCTGATCCTGTCAGTGATTTACCGCCAGTTGATCGACCGCCAACCGATTGTGACATGGGGCGGAACGGCGGTTGTGCTTATGCTCGCCGTGCTCGTCCATTCAGTGATCGAAGCCTGGCTACAAGGGCTTTATCAAGGCTCACTGACCGAGACGAGCTTTGCTCAGCGCATGATCGGTTTAAGCTTCATTCCGCTCGCTCTGCTTGGCGGGTGGAGCGCGCTGTATTACGCGATCAATTACTTCCTGCGGGTTGAGGAACAGACCGACCGCCTGCAACGATTGGAAGCACAGGCCACCGCTGCGCAGCTCGCCATGCTGCGCTATCAGCTGAACCCGCATTTCCTCTTCAACACGCTCAATTCAATCAGCACTCTGGTGCTTTTGAAACAAACCGAGCCTGCCAACGCCATGCTCACACGTCTGTCGGGGTTCCTTCGCCACACGCTGATCGCTGAGCCGGGGAGCAAGGTGACGCTTGCCTCTGAGGTTGAAACGCTCAAGCTGTACCTCGACATCGAACGGATGCGATTTGAAGAGCGGCTGCGCACCCATTTCGACATCGAAGACGCTGCAATGCAGGCTTGCCTTCCGGCGATGTTGCTCCAACCTCTGGTCGAGAATGCGATCAAATATGCCGTCAGCCCACAAGAAGAAGGCGCGCGCATATCGCTGACAGGCCGGGTCGTGGGCGAGCGCCTTCGCATCAGCGTTGAAGACACAGGGCCCGGTGCGCGGCCCGACAGCCAAATCGCACCGCAAGAACGCGCGCATTACCCCGGCGAACCTGTTTCAACCGGCGTTGGCCTTGTGAATATCCAGAACCGTCTGGCGCAGGGGTATGGCGATGATCACCTGTTTGAAACCCGATCCAACCCCGGCGGCGGCTTTACCGTTCTGATTGAAATTCCGTACGAACGCGCCCTTGGCGATGACCCCGCCCCATCGCAATCCGATCAATCCCCCGCACCCGCGCGCGGTGACAATGTGATCGATCTAAAACCCCCGCATAAGCCCCAAACTGCTATTGGAAATTCGTGA